The Drosophila bipectinata strain 14024-0381.07 chromosome 2L, DbipHiC1v2, whole genome shotgun sequence genome has a segment encoding these proteins:
- the Rtnl1 gene encoding reticulon-1-A isoform X7 — protein sequence MSNELLESLIYWRDVKKSGIVFGAGLITLLAISSFSVISVFAYLSLLTLFGTVAFRIYKSVTQAVQKTNDGHPFKEYLDLDLTLSQEKVQNIAGVAVAHINGFVAELRRLFLVEDLIDSIKFGVILWVFTYIGAWFNGMTLVLLAFVSLFTLPKVYENNKQSIDTYLDLVRSKLTEITDKIRVAIPIGKNKPVAAESEKDK from the exons ATGTCGAACGAATTGT TGGAATCCCTCATCTACTGGCGCGATGTGAAAAAATCCGGCATTGTTTTCGGCGCCGGACTGATCACACTTTTGGCCATTTCCAGCTTCTCGGTGATCAGCGTGTTCGCCTACTTGTCGCTCCTCACCTTGTTCGGCACGGTGGCATTCAGAATCTACAAATCGGTGACACAGGCCGTTCAAAAGACAAACGATGgacatcccttcaa GGAATACTTGGATCTGGATCTTACACTGTCGCAGGAGAAGGTCCAGAACATTGCCGGCGTGGCTGTGGCACATATCAATGGCTTTGTGGCTGAGCTGAGGCGCCTGTTTCTGGTTGAGGATCTCATCGACTCGATCAAGTTTGGTGTCATTCTGTGGGTCTTCACCTACATTGGCGCCTGGTTCAATGGCATGACTCTGGTTCTCTTGG CCTTCGTCTCGCTGTTTACCTTGCCCAAGGTCTACGAGAACAACAAGCAATCGATCGACACCTACTTGGATTTGGTGCGCAGCAAATTGACAGAAATCACCGACAA GATCCGAGTGGCCATCCCCATTGGCAAGAATAAGCCCGTGGCCGCCGAGTCGGAGAAGGACAAGTAA
- the Rtnl1 gene encoding reticulon-1-A isoform X3, translating into MATIGETGQNGVCKQRPLICSILDPNAWFKPERLHPQVESLIYWRDVKKSGIVFGAGLITLLAISSFSVISVFAYLSLLTLFGTVAFRIYKSVTQAVQKTNDGHPFKEYLDLDLTLSQEKVQNIAGVAVAHINGFVAELRRLFLVEDLIDSIKFGVILWVFTYIGAWFNGMTLVLLAFVSLFTLPKVYENNKQSIDTYLDLVRSKLTEITDKIRVAIPIGKNKPVAAESEKDK; encoded by the exons ATGGCTACAATTGGCGAAACCGGTCagaatggtgtgtgcaaacAGCGCCCCCTGATTTGCTCCATCCTCGATCCTA ATGCCTGGTTCAAGCCCGAACGTTTGCACCCGCAAG TGGAATCCCTCATCTACTGGCGCGATGTGAAAAAATCCGGCATTGTTTTCGGCGCCGGACTGATCACACTTTTGGCCATTTCCAGCTTCTCGGTGATCAGCGTGTTCGCCTACTTGTCGCTCCTCACCTTGTTCGGCACGGTGGCATTCAGAATCTACAAATCGGTGACACAGGCCGTTCAAAAGACAAACGATGgacatcccttcaa GGAATACTTGGATCTGGATCTTACACTGTCGCAGGAGAAGGTCCAGAACATTGCCGGCGTGGCTGTGGCACATATCAATGGCTTTGTGGCTGAGCTGAGGCGCCTGTTTCTGGTTGAGGATCTCATCGACTCGATCAAGTTTGGTGTCATTCTGTGGGTCTTCACCTACATTGGCGCCTGGTTCAATGGCATGACTCTGGTTCTCTTGG CCTTCGTCTCGCTGTTTACCTTGCCCAAGGTCTACGAGAACAACAAGCAATCGATCGACACCTACTTGGATTTGGTGCGCAGCAAATTGACAGAAATCACCGACAA GATCCGAGTGGCCATCCCCATTGGCAAGAATAAGCCCGTGGCCGCCGAGTCGGAGAAGGACAAGTAA
- the Rtnl1 gene encoding reticulon-1-A isoform X6 → MATIGETGQNGVCKQRPLICSILDPMESLIYWRDVKKSGIVFGAGLITLLAISSFSVISVFAYLSLLTLFGTVAFRIYKSVTQAVQKTNDGHPFKEYLDLDLTLSQEKVQNIAGVAVAHINGFVAELRRLFLVEDLIDSIKFGVILWVFTYIGAWFNGMTLVLLAFVSLFTLPKVYENNKQSIDTYLDLVRSKLTEITDKIRVAIPIGKNKPVAAESEKDK, encoded by the exons ATGGCTACAATTGGCGAAACCGGTCagaatggtgtgtgcaaacAGCGCCCCCTGATTTGCTCCATCCTCGATCCTA TGGAATCCCTCATCTACTGGCGCGATGTGAAAAAATCCGGCATTGTTTTCGGCGCCGGACTGATCACACTTTTGGCCATTTCCAGCTTCTCGGTGATCAGCGTGTTCGCCTACTTGTCGCTCCTCACCTTGTTCGGCACGGTGGCATTCAGAATCTACAAATCGGTGACACAGGCCGTTCAAAAGACAAACGATGgacatcccttcaa GGAATACTTGGATCTGGATCTTACACTGTCGCAGGAGAAGGTCCAGAACATTGCCGGCGTGGCTGTGGCACATATCAATGGCTTTGTGGCTGAGCTGAGGCGCCTGTTTCTGGTTGAGGATCTCATCGACTCGATCAAGTTTGGTGTCATTCTGTGGGTCTTCACCTACATTGGCGCCTGGTTCAATGGCATGACTCTGGTTCTCTTGG CCTTCGTCTCGCTGTTTACCTTGCCCAAGGTCTACGAGAACAACAAGCAATCGATCGACACCTACTTGGATTTGGTGCGCAGCAAATTGACAGAAATCACCGACAA GATCCGAGTGGCCATCCCCATTGGCAAGAATAAGCCCGTGGCCGCCGAGTCGGAGAAGGACAAGTAA
- the Rtnl1 gene encoding reticulon-1-A isoform X5, producing the protein MAGGSKRYSRNNSNGNFQPLPERGPVESLIYWRDVKKSGIVFGAGLITLLAISSFSVISVFAYLSLLTLFGTVAFRIYKSVTQAVQKTNDGHPFKEYLDLDLTLSQEKVQNIAGVAVAHINGFVAELRRLFLVEDLIDSIKFGVILWVFTYIGAWFNGMTLVLLAFVSLFTLPKVYENNKQSIDTYLDLVRSKLTEITDKIRVAIPIGKNKPVAAESEKDK; encoded by the exons atggcaGGCGGCAGCAAACGCTATTCACGCAACAATTCCAACGGCAACTTCCAGCCCCTGCCCGAGCGCGGACCAG TGGAATCCCTCATCTACTGGCGCGATGTGAAAAAATCCGGCATTGTTTTCGGCGCCGGACTGATCACACTTTTGGCCATTTCCAGCTTCTCGGTGATCAGCGTGTTCGCCTACTTGTCGCTCCTCACCTTGTTCGGCACGGTGGCATTCAGAATCTACAAATCGGTGACACAGGCCGTTCAAAAGACAAACGATGgacatcccttcaa GGAATACTTGGATCTGGATCTTACACTGTCGCAGGAGAAGGTCCAGAACATTGCCGGCGTGGCTGTGGCACATATCAATGGCTTTGTGGCTGAGCTGAGGCGCCTGTTTCTGGTTGAGGATCTCATCGACTCGATCAAGTTTGGTGTCATTCTGTGGGTCTTCACCTACATTGGCGCCTGGTTCAATGGCATGACTCTGGTTCTCTTGG CCTTCGTCTCGCTGTTTACCTTGCCCAAGGTCTACGAGAACAACAAGCAATCGATCGACACCTACTTGGATTTGGTGCGCAGCAAATTGACAGAAATCACCGACAA GATCCGAGTGGCCATCCCCATTGGCAAGAATAAGCCCGTGGCCGCCGAGTCGGAGAAGGACAAGTAA
- the Rtnl1 gene encoding reticulon-1 isoform X1, protein MDINYSELKKEAAAASEDVFNRAQKAYEDLGLAGDAGNVSGGAQDDNAHTEHYFANEQKKLDFGDPQEFVQRMSAGAKEAQELLEAKFAKKADDFDDFLSDASKDVKQSIGGLTTDFMNAERGLFSAPLAQFSETAAAPAPVEASAPALEKAAAFAPATAPASAPVEEDLLGSFSDKPSAPLQSFQPTSNFYDDDDDDFSGKPPAPAAPAPVSAAAPFTANKDSDTESPSVSYTPSPAKKPVVDALKEQDNEKFISSEDLLSDFKDERTATPPAVAPVTVPAPVPAAAPAPKPVPVPVAAPVSAAALVTDLDDDEDFKPSVQTAPKAEPKPEPPKAKEEPPKPKVAPPPVPVASSQPQPKIVSVEEIFYKYGLDAWFKPERLHPQVESLIYWRDVKKSGIVFGAGLITLLAISSFSVISVFAYLSLLTLFGTVAFRIYKSVTQAVQKTNDGHPFKEYLDLDLTLSQEKVQNIAGVAVAHINGFVAELRRLFLVEDLIDSIKFGVILWVFTYIGAWFNGMTLVLLAFVSLFTLPKVYENNKQSIDTYLDLVRSKLTEITDKIRVAIPIGKNKPVAAESEKDK, encoded by the exons ATGGATATCAATTACTCTGAACTGAAGAAGGAGGCGGCGGCAGCCAGCGAGGATGTTTTCAACCGGGCCCAGAAGGCCTACGAGGACCTGGGATTGGCAGGAGACGCTGGCAATGTTAGTGGCGGCGCCCAGGACGACAATGCCCACACAGAGCATTACTTCGCCAACGAGCAAAAGAAACTGGACTTTGGTGACCCACAGGAGTTTGTCCAGCGCATGTCTGCCGGCGCCAAGGAGGCCCAGGAGCTGCTGGAGGCCAAGTTCGCCAAGAAGGCGGATGACTTTGACGATTTCCTGAGCGATGCCAGCAAGGATGTAAAGCAGAGCATTGGCGGCCTAACCACTGACTTCATGAACGCCGAGAGGGGACTGTTCTCAGCTCCTCTAGCTCAGTTTTCAGAAACCGCTGCAGCTCCAGCTCCCGTGGAAGCTTCTGCTCCGGCACTAGAAAAAGCTGCAGCTTTTGCTCCAGCCACAGCTCCAGCATCGGCTCCTGTTGAAGAGGATCTTTTGGGCAGCTTCAGTGACAAGCCATCGGCACCGCTCCAATCCTTCCAGCCCACATCTAATTTctacgatgacgatgacgacgatTTCTCGGGCAAGCCACCTGCCCCGGCTGCCCCTGCTCCCGTTTCCGCTGCTGCTCCGTTTACCGCCAACAAGGACTCTGACACCGAATCGCCGTCCGTATCTTACACTCCGTCGCCGGCTAAGAAACCCGTTGTGGATGCTCTGAAGGAGCAGGACAACGAGAAGTTCATCTCATCGGAGGACCTGCTCAGCGATTTCAAGGATGAGCGCACAGCCACTCCCCCAGCGGTGGCACCTGTTACAGTGCCAGCTCCAGTTCCGgcagctgctcctgctccgAAGCCCGTACCGGTTCCAGTGGCTGCTCCCGTTTCAGCAGCCGCTTTGGTAACCGATCTGGATGATGACGAGGACTTTAAGCCAAGTGTCCAAACGGCTCCCAAAGCCGAACCGAAACCGGAACCGCCCAAAGCCAAGGAGGAACCGCCCAAGCCGAAGGTGGCTCCGCCCCCAGTGCCAGTCGCTTCGTCGCAGCCGCAGCCAAAGATTGTGTCGGTGGAGGAGATCTTCTACAAATACGGACTAG ATGCCTGGTTCAAGCCCGAACGTTTGCACCCGCAAG TGGAATCCCTCATCTACTGGCGCGATGTGAAAAAATCCGGCATTGTTTTCGGCGCCGGACTGATCACACTTTTGGCCATTTCCAGCTTCTCGGTGATCAGCGTGTTCGCCTACTTGTCGCTCCTCACCTTGTTCGGCACGGTGGCATTCAGAATCTACAAATCGGTGACACAGGCCGTTCAAAAGACAAACGATGgacatcccttcaa GGAATACTTGGATCTGGATCTTACACTGTCGCAGGAGAAGGTCCAGAACATTGCCGGCGTGGCTGTGGCACATATCAATGGCTTTGTGGCTGAGCTGAGGCGCCTGTTTCTGGTTGAGGATCTCATCGACTCGATCAAGTTTGGTGTCATTCTGTGGGTCTTCACCTACATTGGCGCCTGGTTCAATGGCATGACTCTGGTTCTCTTGG CCTTCGTCTCGCTGTTTACCTTGCCCAAGGTCTACGAGAACAACAAGCAATCGATCGACACCTACTTGGATTTGGTGCGCAGCAAATTGACAGAAATCACCGACAA GATCCGAGTGGCCATCCCCATTGGCAAGAATAAGCCCGTGGCCGCCGAGTCGGAGAAGGACAAGTAA
- the Rtnl1 gene encoding reticulon-1 isoform X2 → MDINYSELKKEAAAASEDVFNRAQKAYEDLGLAGDAGNVSGGAQDDNAHTEHYFANEQKKLDFGDPQEFVQRMSAGAKEAQELLEAKFAKKADDFDDFLSDASKDVKQSIGGLTTDFMNAERGLFSAPLAQFSETAAAPAPVEASAPALEKAAAFAPATAPASAPVEEDLLGSFSDKPSAPLQSFQPTSNFYDDDDDDFSGKPPAPAAPAPVSAAAPFTANKDSDTESPSVSYTPSPAKKPVVDALKEQDNEKFISSEDLLSDFKDERTATPPAVAPVTVPAPVPAAAPAPKPVPVPVAAPVSAAALVTDLDDDEDFKPSVQTAPKAEPKPEPPKAKEEPPKPKVAPPPVPVASSQPQPKIVSVEEIFYKYGLVESLIYWRDVKKSGIVFGAGLITLLAISSFSVISVFAYLSLLTLFGTVAFRIYKSVTQAVQKTNDGHPFKEYLDLDLTLSQEKVQNIAGVAVAHINGFVAELRRLFLVEDLIDSIKFGVILWVFTYIGAWFNGMTLVLLAFVSLFTLPKVYENNKQSIDTYLDLVRSKLTEITDKIRVAIPIGKNKPVAAESEKDK, encoded by the exons ATGGATATCAATTACTCTGAACTGAAGAAGGAGGCGGCGGCAGCCAGCGAGGATGTTTTCAACCGGGCCCAGAAGGCCTACGAGGACCTGGGATTGGCAGGAGACGCTGGCAATGTTAGTGGCGGCGCCCAGGACGACAATGCCCACACAGAGCATTACTTCGCCAACGAGCAAAAGAAACTGGACTTTGGTGACCCACAGGAGTTTGTCCAGCGCATGTCTGCCGGCGCCAAGGAGGCCCAGGAGCTGCTGGAGGCCAAGTTCGCCAAGAAGGCGGATGACTTTGACGATTTCCTGAGCGATGCCAGCAAGGATGTAAAGCAGAGCATTGGCGGCCTAACCACTGACTTCATGAACGCCGAGAGGGGACTGTTCTCAGCTCCTCTAGCTCAGTTTTCAGAAACCGCTGCAGCTCCAGCTCCCGTGGAAGCTTCTGCTCCGGCACTAGAAAAAGCTGCAGCTTTTGCTCCAGCCACAGCTCCAGCATCGGCTCCTGTTGAAGAGGATCTTTTGGGCAGCTTCAGTGACAAGCCATCGGCACCGCTCCAATCCTTCCAGCCCACATCTAATTTctacgatgacgatgacgacgatTTCTCGGGCAAGCCACCTGCCCCGGCTGCCCCTGCTCCCGTTTCCGCTGCTGCTCCGTTTACCGCCAACAAGGACTCTGACACCGAATCGCCGTCCGTATCTTACACTCCGTCGCCGGCTAAGAAACCCGTTGTGGATGCTCTGAAGGAGCAGGACAACGAGAAGTTCATCTCATCGGAGGACCTGCTCAGCGATTTCAAGGATGAGCGCACAGCCACTCCCCCAGCGGTGGCACCTGTTACAGTGCCAGCTCCAGTTCCGgcagctgctcctgctccgAAGCCCGTACCGGTTCCAGTGGCTGCTCCCGTTTCAGCAGCCGCTTTGGTAACCGATCTGGATGATGACGAGGACTTTAAGCCAAGTGTCCAAACGGCTCCCAAAGCCGAACCGAAACCGGAACCGCCCAAAGCCAAGGAGGAACCGCCCAAGCCGAAGGTGGCTCCGCCCCCAGTGCCAGTCGCTTCGTCGCAGCCGCAGCCAAAGATTGTGTCGGTGGAGGAGATCTTCTACAAATACGGACTAG TGGAATCCCTCATCTACTGGCGCGATGTGAAAAAATCCGGCATTGTTTTCGGCGCCGGACTGATCACACTTTTGGCCATTTCCAGCTTCTCGGTGATCAGCGTGTTCGCCTACTTGTCGCTCCTCACCTTGTTCGGCACGGTGGCATTCAGAATCTACAAATCGGTGACACAGGCCGTTCAAAAGACAAACGATGgacatcccttcaa GGAATACTTGGATCTGGATCTTACACTGTCGCAGGAGAAGGTCCAGAACATTGCCGGCGTGGCTGTGGCACATATCAATGGCTTTGTGGCTGAGCTGAGGCGCCTGTTTCTGGTTGAGGATCTCATCGACTCGATCAAGTTTGGTGTCATTCTGTGGGTCTTCACCTACATTGGCGCCTGGTTCAATGGCATGACTCTGGTTCTCTTGG CCTTCGTCTCGCTGTTTACCTTGCCCAAGGTCTACGAGAACAACAAGCAATCGATCGACACCTACTTGGATTTGGTGCGCAGCAAATTGACAGAAATCACCGACAA GATCCGAGTGGCCATCCCCATTGGCAAGAATAAGCCCGTGGCCGCCGAGTCGGAGAAGGACAAGTAA
- the Rtnl1 gene encoding reticulon-1-A isoform X4, producing the protein MAEGLEALKGLLQSLGELKDLPLNRESLESLIYWRDVKKSGIVFGAGLITLLAISSFSVISVFAYLSLLTLFGTVAFRIYKSVTQAVQKTNDGHPFKEYLDLDLTLSQEKVQNIAGVAVAHINGFVAELRRLFLVEDLIDSIKFGVILWVFTYIGAWFNGMTLVLLAFVSLFTLPKVYENNKQSIDTYLDLVRSKLTEITDKIRVAIPIGKNKPVAAESEKDK; encoded by the exons ATGGCTGAGGGTCTGGAAGCACTCAAGGGTCTGCTGCAATCGCTGGGCGAACTTAAAGATTTGCCTCTCAACCGCGAGTCGt TGGAATCCCTCATCTACTGGCGCGATGTGAAAAAATCCGGCATTGTTTTCGGCGCCGGACTGATCACACTTTTGGCCATTTCCAGCTTCTCGGTGATCAGCGTGTTCGCCTACTTGTCGCTCCTCACCTTGTTCGGCACGGTGGCATTCAGAATCTACAAATCGGTGACACAGGCCGTTCAAAAGACAAACGATGgacatcccttcaa GGAATACTTGGATCTGGATCTTACACTGTCGCAGGAGAAGGTCCAGAACATTGCCGGCGTGGCTGTGGCACATATCAATGGCTTTGTGGCTGAGCTGAGGCGCCTGTTTCTGGTTGAGGATCTCATCGACTCGATCAAGTTTGGTGTCATTCTGTGGGTCTTCACCTACATTGGCGCCTGGTTCAATGGCATGACTCTGGTTCTCTTGG CCTTCGTCTCGCTGTTTACCTTGCCCAAGGTCTACGAGAACAACAAGCAATCGATCGACACCTACTTGGATTTGGTGCGCAGCAAATTGACAGAAATCACCGACAA GATCCGAGTGGCCATCCCCATTGGCAAGAATAAGCCCGTGGCCGCCGAGTCGGAGAAGGACAAGTAA
- the SelT gene encoding thioredoxin reductase-like selenoprotein T homolog CG3887 — protein METLTGRNVALLVLCLCAGYALVVGEGDKEIPATKLGQNIAPTMTFLYCYSCGYRKAFEDYVNILVEKYPQIQVQGAHYDPPGLNYYLSKIIFALKITIIVSVVSAVSPFTFLGINTPSWWSHLQSNKIYACMMIFFLGNMLEGQLISSGAFEITLNDVPVWSKLQTGRFPAPEVLFQIIDNHLQFTDKIQENPDFVK, from the exons ATGGAAACCCTGACTGGAAGAAATGTTGCCTTGCTGGTGCTATGCCTGTGTGCCGGATACGCTCTGGTGGTCGGCGAGGGCGACAAGGAGATACCAGCCACGAAATTAGGACAAAACATTGCGCCGACGATGACTTTTCTTTACTG CTACTCCTGCGGCTACCGCAAGGCCTTTGAGGACTACGTTAACATTTTGGTCGAGAAGTACCCACAGATCCAAGTGCAGGGAGCCCATTACGATCCTCCCGGCTTGAACTATTACCTATCCAAGATTATTTTTGCTTTGAAGATCACCATTATTGTTTCGGTGGTATCAGCAGTTAGTCCGTTCACATTCCTTGGTATCAACACACCCAGCTGGTGGAGCCACCTGCAGTCAAACAAGATTTACGCGTGCATGATGATTTTCTTTCTGGGCAACATGCTCGAGGGTCAGCTGATCTCATCGGGAGCGTTTGAGATAACACTGAATGACGTGCCAGTATGGTCGAAATTGCAGACGGGCCGGTTTCCGGCGCCCGAGGTCCTATTCCAGATCATCGACAATCATCTGCAGTTCACCGACAAGATTCAGGAGAATCCGGACTTTGTTAAATAA